In one Niallia taxi genomic region, the following are encoded:
- the ylqF gene encoding ribosome biogenesis GTPase YlqF: MTIQWFPGHMAKARRQVTEKLKLVDIIFELVDARIPQSSRNPMIDEIIQHKPRIVLLNKADMADGERTKQWIAHFKKQGIQALAINSQAGVGMKEITALANVVLAEKFDRMRAKGVRPRAIRAMIVGIPNAGKSTLINRLAKKNIAKTGNTPGVTKAQQWIKVGKELELLDTPGILWPKFEDQSVGLKLALTGAIKDTILNLQDIAIYGLRFLEQKYPERLKERFQLQEIPEDIVEFFDRIGEVRGCLTGGAVVDYDKVTELVIREIRSEKFGRLTFEQPSDFDVQEED; encoded by the coding sequence TTGACAATACAATGGTTTCCTGGCCATATGGCCAAAGCAAGACGACAAGTAACAGAGAAATTAAAGCTTGTTGACATCATTTTTGAATTAGTGGATGCAAGAATTCCACAGTCTTCCAGAAATCCGATGATTGACGAGATCATCCAGCATAAGCCAAGAATTGTTTTACTTAACAAGGCAGACATGGCAGATGGCGAAAGAACAAAGCAATGGATTGCTCATTTTAAAAAGCAAGGCATACAAGCACTTGCGATAAATTCGCAGGCGGGTGTCGGAATGAAGGAAATTACGGCATTGGCTAATGTAGTGCTTGCAGAGAAGTTTGATAGAATGAGGGCAAAAGGCGTAAGACCTCGTGCAATCAGAGCGATGATTGTCGGAATTCCAAATGCAGGTAAATCTACATTAATTAACAGGCTTGCCAAAAAGAATATTGCTAAAACAGGCAATACTCCAGGTGTAACAAAGGCGCAGCAATGGATTAAGGTAGGGAAGGAATTGGAGCTTCTTGATACCCCAGGGATTCTCTGGCCAAAATTTGAGGATCAAAGTGTTGGATTAAAGCTAGCATTAACTGGTGCCATTAAGGATACAATTCTTAACCTGCAGGATATCGCTATTTACGGATTGCGATTTTTAGAACAAAAATATCCTGAAAGACTGAAGGAGCGTTTTCAGCTTCAAGAAATACCAGAGGACATTGTTGAGTTCTTTGACAGAATCGGTGAAGTGCGCGGGTGCCTTACAGGCGGAGCTGTTGTCGATTATGACAAGGTTACAGAACTGGTAATAAGAGAAATTAGAAGCGAAAAATTCGGCAGATTAACATTCGAACAACCAAGCGATTTCGATGTGCAAGAAGAAGATTAA
- the trmD gene encoding tRNA (guanosine(37)-N1)-methyltransferase TrmD, which produces MRVDVLTLFPEMFEGVFNSSILKKAKEAEKVSYGVTNFREYSDNKHQSVDDYPYGGGAGMVLKPQPIFDAVDDLQTKSGTKPKVILMCPQGERYNQKKAEELAKEEHLIFICGHYEGYDERIREHLATDEISIGDYVLTGGELGAMVVIDSVVRLLPGVLGSEASHVYDSFSTGLLEHPHYTRPADFRGMKVPATLTSGNHAHIDEWREKESLKRTLERRPDLLENYPLTDKQQKLLNDLQKNK; this is translated from the coding sequence ATGAGAGTAGATGTATTAACGCTGTTTCCAGAAATGTTTGAGGGTGTGTTTAACAGCTCTATCCTGAAAAAAGCGAAAGAGGCAGAGAAGGTATCCTACGGTGTCACAAACTTCCGGGAATACTCTGATAATAAGCACCAGTCTGTTGATGATTATCCGTATGGCGGAGGCGCTGGAATGGTCCTCAAGCCGCAGCCGATTTTTGATGCGGTCGACGATTTGCAAACAAAGAGCGGGACTAAGCCGAAAGTAATCCTTATGTGTCCTCAAGGTGAGCGTTATAACCAGAAAAAAGCGGAAGAGCTTGCAAAGGAAGAGCATTTAATTTTTATTTGCGGTCACTATGAAGGCTATGATGAGCGGATTCGCGAGCATTTGGCAACAGATGAGATATCAATTGGTGATTATGTGCTAACAGGCGGCGAGCTTGGAGCAATGGTAGTGATTGATAGTGTTGTCAGACTCCTTCCAGGGGTGTTAGGAAGCGAGGCGTCCCATGTGTATGATTCATTCAGCACAGGACTGCTTGAGCACCCGCATTATACCCGTCCTGCCGATTTCAGAGGGATGAAGGTGCCTGCAACGCTTACGTCTGGAAATCATGCGCATATTGATGAATGGAGAGAAAAGGAGTCGCTGAAAAGGACGCTTGAAAGACGTCCGGATCTTCTCGAAAACTACCCGTTAACAGATAAGCAGCAAAAACTATTAAATGATTTGCAGAAAAACAAATAA
- the lepB gene encoding signal peptidase I, with product MAKKKKNEIWEWGKALVIAVVLAVVIRSFLFAPIVVDGESMMPTLHNSDRMIVNKVNYKVSDPKRFDIIVFHAPEGKDYIKRVIGLPGDTIEYKDDVLYVNGKAYKEPYLDEYKKQVTDGPLTESFKLEDKIGQSTVPEGELFVMGDNRRDSKDSRHIGTIPYEKVLGNTSMIYWPISDIKLVN from the coding sequence ATGGCAAAGAAAAAGAAAAACGAGATATGGGAATGGGGTAAGGCGTTAGTAATCGCAGTTGTATTGGCCGTTGTGATTCGCTCCTTTTTATTTGCTCCGATTGTAGTGGACGGGGAATCGATGATGCCTACATTACATAATTCAGACCGAATGATTGTAAACAAAGTAAATTACAAAGTAAGTGATCCTAAACGCTTTGATATTATCGTATTCCATGCACCAGAAGGAAAGGATTATATTAAAAGAGTAATCGGCTTACCTGGTGATACAATAGAGTACAAGGATGACGTACTATACGTGAATGGTAAGGCTTATAAAGAGCCATATTTGGATGAATACAAAAAACAGGTTACAGATGGTCCTTTAACAGAATCCTTTAAGCTGGAAGACAAAATTGGTCAAAGCACTGTTCCAGAAGGAGAGTTATTCGTTATGGGTGATAACCGCCGTGACAGCAAGGATAGCCGTCATATTGGGACAATCCCTTATGAAAAGGTTCTTGGCAATACAAGCATGATTTACTGGCCAATATCAGACATTAAATTAGTGAACTAA
- the rplS gene encoding 50S ribosomal protein L19, giving the protein MQKLIEDITKEQLRSDLPAFRPGDTVRVHVKVVEGTRERIQVYEGVVIKRRGGGISETFTVRKVSYGVGVERTFPVHTPKIAKLEVIRRGKVRRAKLYYLRNLRGKKARIKEIR; this is encoded by the coding sequence ATGCAAAAATTAATAGAAGATATCACAAAAGAACAACTTCGTTCAGATCTTCCTGCGTTCCGTCCTGGTGACACTGTACGTGTACACGTTAAAGTTGTTGAGGGTACTCGCGAGCGTATTCAGGTTTATGAAGGTGTTGTGATTAAGCGTCGTGGTGGTGGAATCAGCGAAACTTTTACAGTACGTAAAGTTTCTTACGGAGTAGGCGTTGAGCGTACTTTCCCTGTTCATACACCAAAAATTGCGAAGCTTGAAGTTATTCGCCGCGGTAAAGTCCGTCGTGCTAAACTTTATTACCTACGTAACCTACGTGGTAAAAAAGCTCGTATTAAAGAAATTCGATAA
- the rimM gene encoding ribosome maturation factor RimM (Essential for efficient processing of 16S rRNA), protein MEKWFNVGKVVNTHGIRGELRVISRTDFPEERYKVGNSIYFFGEGKKEPIELKIKTQRPHKNFHLLTFEGYDNVNEVEFMKGGTLKVPESFLGELPENEYYFHEIIGCKVETVEGDEVGVISEILTPGANDVWVIKTNKKEEVLIPYIEEVVMKVDVKEKLVVIEPMEGLLS, encoded by the coding sequence TATACGCGGAGAGCTTCGCGTCATTTCCCGCACAGATTTTCCTGAAGAAAGATATAAAGTAGGAAACTCCATTTATTTTTTTGGGGAAGGGAAAAAGGAGCCAATCGAGCTGAAAATAAAAACACAGCGTCCCCATAAAAACTTTCATCTGTTGACATTTGAAGGCTATGATAATGTTAATGAGGTAGAGTTTATGAAGGGCGGCACATTGAAGGTGCCTGAAAGCTTTTTAGGAGAATTACCAGAGAACGAGTACTATTTCCATGAAATCATTGGCTGTAAAGTGGAGACAGTCGAAGGTGATGAGGTAGGAGTCATTTCAGAGATTCTTACACCTGGTGCAAACGATGTATGGGTGATTAAGACTAATAAAAAAGAAGAAGTTTTAATCCCTTATATTGAAGAGGTCGTTATGAAAGTGGATGTGAAGGAAAAGCTAGTTGTCATTGAGCCAATGGAAGGGCTGTTATCATAA